Proteins encoded within one genomic window of Panicum virgatum strain AP13 chromosome 1N, P.virgatum_v5, whole genome shotgun sequence:
- the LOC120654818 gene encoding squamosa promoter-binding-like protein 5, protein MASSSRLMMMSTNTMAGLTNDVDFSFGAMQAQPFAGFDAGAMAMPSVERPPLLQHHHNSHLYDIFDLAAAGFPFQEPGLLPPTSLPLPPSMEMAMPPSPLQMPLPAGVLTAAEVYPFGGAGGTAAAAAFLKREDGHHQLADAGGGGGGTIGLNLGRRTYFSPADVLAVDRLLARSRLGGGVGLGIGVLGLRLGAAHHHHHQQPPRCQGEGCKADLSAAKHYHRRHKVCEYHAKAATVAAAGKQQRFCQQCSRFHVLAEFDDAKRSCRKRLTEHNRRRRKPAGAQGKDSPPPPPKRAADTCIISTSYSSDHHKSASATAEVKSTALSPTNGSGGVSCLDAVDNGHTSSAAAPTALSLAALPPLHDEEKDGGSGLDSMLMRQVQVRDDHDDDDHRRFMTSLAMQQQEHQHDGGSGGHGGHDGVGGGGNILSCPPVSDHRNGGCNGFFEMDFI, encoded by the exons atggcgagcagcagcaggctgATGATGATGAGCACCAACACGATGGCCGGGCTAACCAACGACGTCGACTTCTCCTTTGGGGCCATGCAGGCGCAGCCCTTTGCCGGCTTCgacgccggcgccatggccatGCCCAGCGTCGagcggccgccgctgctccagCACCACCACAACAGCCACCTCTACGACATTTttgacctcgccgccgcgggttTCCCGTTCCAGGAGCCGGGCCTCCTCCCGCCCACGAGCCTGCCGCTACCGCCGAGCATGGAGATGGCaatgccgccgtcgccgctgcagaTGCCGCTCCCGGCGGGCGTGCTCACGGCGGCCGAGGTGTACCCcttcggcggcgcgggagggacggcggcggcggcggcgtttctGAAGCGGGAGGACGGGCACCACCAGCtcgcggacgccggcggcggcggcggcgggacgatcGGGCTGAACCTCGGCCGGCGGACGTACTTCTCCCCCGCCGACGTGCTCGCCGTGGACCGGCTGCTGGCGCGGtcccggctcggcggcggcgtgggcctCGGCATCGGCGTGCTGGGCCTCAGGCTCGGCGccgcgcaccaccaccaccaccagcagccgcCGCGGTGCCAGGGCGAGGGCTGCAAGGCCGACCTCTCCGCCGCCAAGCACTACCACCGCCGCCACAAGGTCTGCGAGTACCACGCCAAGGctgccaccgtcgccgccgccggcaagcaGCAGCGCTTCTGCCAGCAGTGCAGCAG GTTTCATGTGCTCGCCGAGTTTGACGATGCCAAGAGGAGCTGCCGGAAGCGGCTCACCGAgcacaaccgccgccgccggaagccGGCCGGGGCACAGGGCAaggactcgccgccgccgccgccgaagagaGCCGCGGACACTTGCATCATCTCCACCTCCTACAGCAGTGATCatcacaaga gTGCGAGCGCCACGGCGGAGGTCAAGTCGACGGCCCTCTCGCCGAcgaacggcagcggcggcgttaGCTGCCTCGACGCCGTGGACAATGGCCACACAAGCAGCGCCGCGGCGCCGACCGCCCTGTCTCTGGCGGCGCTCCCGCCGCTGCACGACGAGGAGAaggacggcggcagcggcctggACTCCATGCTGATGCGGCAGGTGCAAGTCCGCGacgaccacgacgacgacgaccatcGCCGCTTCATGACCTCGCTCGCgatgcagcagcaggagcaccagcacgacggcggcagcggcggccatggcggccacgACGGCGTTGGCGGCGGAGGCAACATCTTGTCGTGCCCGCCGGTGTCAGATCACCGGAACGGCGGCTGCAACGGTTTCTTTGAGATGGACTTCATCTAG